GAAAGGATGGAAACCATTGCACACTGTTATGTAATCCAGTGCCACAGTTCCATAATGATTTAAATCCTTTGTAATGAAATCGGACGACACATTGCACAAGTTATCAGTCCTCAATGCATTAAGGAAAAGGAAGAACGAGGCAGAGCTTGGTGGCAGCTGACGTTACCAGAAATTCATCTGTTGAGAGCAAAAGTGTAGCTATTTTCTGTCGCGTTGTTAGTTCTAAAACACACGTGATCAGCTTTGAGCTGCTTTAAAACCAGTTTACTCCACGAGAGTGTGTCATTTATCACCTGAGCTGTTCTGACTCAGATGGACCTGATCGTGGGCTCTGAGGATGGCAAGGCCTCCTCCACCGACATCCTGAACAGTTCAGACAGCCTGTCCACCAAGAAGCTGAAGAAGAGCGAGACAGAGCACCTGTTGAACCGACTGGTGCATGACCGATGGCTCAATGAGGTACAACACTGAATGTCATATTCTCTCTGTTACATTCTCTACCAACCTTTCACACTTTTTGTGTGGACAGCGTGTTATGGttcacaaggtttttttttcatggtgtTTCAAATCAGCCACATTTGTAATTGTAAATCAAGTTTATCTTATTCAAGCTATCTTTTAGTTATCCAGTCTCTCTAAGATGAACGTAAACATTGGTATTCAGCTAGCTATGTTAACCATATTAGCTCTGtaaaggttggtggttcgatccttGTCTCCTCCAGTCCTCGGGCAGGATACTGAATTTGCCTctgtgaatggtgtgtgtgtgtgtgtgtgtgtgtgtgtgtgtgtgtgtgtgtgtgatagaacaATAGGTGAATGTAGCCTGTAATGTAAAGCACTCTGAGCAGTTGATCATAGTAGAGAAGAACTATAGACATTTTGTTCGTTTACAATTTAAGGTGAAATTTCATTCATATGCAACAGTAGTTACAGTTCAGGGAAAGTCTAGTTATTGGAGGATAAAACTGAGTTCCTATCCAAAATATGGAATGGGTCAACACAAACAACCATAATACATTTGTGTTCTAAATTAATTTGATCTACTAATAAATCCTCCATTTATCCGATCAAATGTAACCAGTCTGTATGACCTAACCGTTTTCGCTCCAACTTGATGTTGGTTTATTTAACTTCTTTCAATTACTGTTTATTAATTTAGAAACGGGGTGAGTACACGTTGTCCACCAGATGCATCATAGAGATGGAGCCATACATCCGCACAATGTACCTAGACCAGGTCAAAGTGTGTCATATCTGTCACAACATCGCTCTCCAGGTAAAgttctcctctgtttctctgttgtgtATCAACTTTATCACCCTATGTGACCTGAATCAAGTTGAGAAGTATGCTTGTTATTCAGCTATTCCTAATTGCTGAGAAAGTCTTTTCCTCTACTATTTTTTCTACTATAGTTACATGATTATATTCACAATTGATATTCTTGGAATATTAGGGAGTGACATTAATAACCTCTTTTTGGTTGTGATGATAAATGGATAACTCTAACTCGGTACACATctcaagaaacagaaaaacctcTTCATATCAAGCCTGATTTTACTTTACATACATGTTTGTATTAACTGAACATATTGAATTTAGTTATTGTATGATTTGAAGTTGTTGATTTGAATATAAGCATCTGAAGGGTAAACATAATTATGATTATATTGTAAAGAAGGGAATTACTTTAGAGGTTAACCTTAATAAAGAGTAGCAGTAACTACATAAACAGAAATATCCAAGAATTattaaaaagaaagtaaaatgttataatttataatggatttgtttttttttacttccattTGTAAAAGCTCATCTTATTCGTCATGGGTTTTCTCACTGTATTAATATAatctgatttgtttatttttcagagcCAAATTTGTGAAAATCCTGTATGTGGCATAAAGATTCACACCCCGTGTGTGGCCAGATACTTTAAAGGAAGAGCCGAGCCGCGGTGTCCAGCTTGTGATGACTTCTGGCCTCATGAAATCCCTGgtaatttaatttacatttatttgtgaaTGTTGTTACATGTTCCAGgagatttcacattttcatttatttgaatttgaagaaagatataatttaaattcacaattttttctgttatttacagAAATCAGACGACCCAGGTCTCAGTCCAAGAGATAAGGACTCAAACATCTAATGggatttttgtttgttaaattgtatttatttttataataagtTTCTAATAAACCAGACTGATAACATAgaggtttttcctttttttaacaaaaataagTAGCAAagtgtttctttaaaatatctttattatatattcacacacagcTGTTAGTTTCCTGTACTTTTGTAAATTTGATCTCACCTAAATGTTATTTCACCTTCTTACTAGACCCTTGATCAGACAAAAAATCTGGTCTTATTATAAAAAGAGGAGATGCAACAGAAAATCTGCTGTTAAACTTGATTTTGAAATCCAgcttaaaggaaaaaaagctaaaaattGTTTTGACATTAGTTTGTATTGCTGTTGAATTATGATGATTCACTTGTTACCTTGACATGTAACATGTTCTTTGCCCTGAACACCTCACACCAATGTGAGGTGAGGCATGTTTTAAACTGAGATTTAATTTTTATACAACTCAACCACTAAGAAAAAATAACTATTTGCCACTGAAGATAATGATTATTGTGAGTGTTTTAAATATTATGCAAAGGAAATAGTGGCTGTATTACATATActcacaaacatatacacacttAAATGTTATacatcagatttgtaaaatcatttcatcagctcataaagaagaatttaaaaccacaaccttcactcaggaccaaattcagttttttaactttttataaataatatgacatttattgtgataatcaTCAACATCGACTGATACAAATTACTGTTGGCTATAATGCACTTTATGCTATTTCTCAACAATACAATGACTGTTTTCATTCAAATCTCAAGTTTTgttcataaaatgtcagaaacaagcaaaaacaattattataatttaatctGACGGCTCAAAACACAGATATATTCACTTTACTATGatgtaagaagaagaaaaaaagcaactTCTCCCCTATAGAGAAACCTGAATCACCAAACGTTTGGCATTGttattttataaatgatgtAAACTTGTGGCTGCTGATTCTTTTTCTGGAATACAGTAACGATGTAGTTCTTATTCTTACACTGAGACACTCAAAAGAAAGTACCATAAATGAAAGAACAAATTATATCAATGCAAAGCAAATCTACATCCAACCAACAtcagtttatttttgtacagcTCAAATGAAACATGTTGACTCGGGCAGTGACTTTAAAGTACACTTGCATGGGAGGATTGCTGTTTCAATATCTTTAGGGTGACAATTATCTTGATTGATTTTCTAAACCACGGATAGAAAAAGGCATAAATGAGTGGATTCAAACAGGAATTAAAATACAAGAGCCAGGACACGATGGGCCAAGCTATTGCACTGTTTGAGGTGTCCTGTCCCGCAAGAGACGGGTAATAGTACGGACAGAAGGTCATCAAAAACACCAGTATGACCACACCCAGAGTCCTGGCTGCTTTCCTCTCTGACCTCTTTGCAGTGACCGTCACTGAACCGCCTGCAACAGCTGTAATGTGAGACCGCAGAACACGAGCCTGAGACACCGCCACAACAAACACTCTCATGTACAGCACGACAATGCTCGAGCAGGGGCCGATGAAAGTGAACACCAGGTCTACCGCACCGGAGACAAAGTCGATCACCACCACACACTCCCCGTAGCAGGACGTGTGTCTGTCCGGCTGCCTGAGATGGTCCTTCAGGATCAGCCCGctgtagaggagagagcaggcccagcacagacacacacacacctcgatCCTGCTGCGAGTGATTTTGTTGGGGTAGTGCAGAGGGTAACAAATGGCCACGTAACGGTCGATGGATATGAGCACCATGTTCCCCACTGAGGCCGATGTGAGAGTGAAGCCTATGATGTAGGACAGGGCGCACATGACGTCGCCCAGCAGCCAGCAGCTTTCTATGAATCTCACCATCTCCACCGGCATCACCAGGAGCCCGACGAGGAGGTCTGAGATGGCcagggagagcaggagcaggttGGTGGGGGTGTGGAGCTGGCGGAAGTGAGAGATGGAGATGACGACCAGCAGGTTGAGGGTTACTGTGAGCACGGTGATGAAGGAGAGCAGAGCGTAGAGGAGGAGGGCCTCCGTGGGAGGACGAGGCAAACCCCTGCAGGACGAGTTGAGGAGCTGAGGGTAGCAGAGCTCTGCAGCCTCCAGACCGTCCATCATCCAGCGCTGGGGAGAGGTGGtgacctgaagctgctgagctCGAGCACCCTAGTGCAGCGCATTTATCTGTGACAacacttcctgctcctcctcacctcccctttcatcctcttcatcactttccgcttcactctttttctgcctctgctcACTCAAATCTGTCAACTTTCCTTCCCCCCTCCTGCttatctctcctccctccactgtCAGCTTATTTGTTTCTTACATTCCTCCTCATCtatcctcttcttcatctcctgtttttttccgccctccctccctccttcctatTCCTGCTCCCCTCTGACCACCCGGTCTCTTGATGCAacctgcagtgtttttcttaaaacttttgtttttgttttaagatccatacaagtttttatttaacagtTCTTTGTAAACAATCTTGATGAATCATTGACGTTCGTACCCACGAGAGAACGGATAAAGCAAAGCTAGGAGTTCAGTTCAGCTGCAGAAAATACCTCCATTAATCTCAATAACATCAACAATGCAACTCTGCAAATCTGTGGATTTgatattatttgatttaataaatacattttaagttgAATCACCAAATATTTTCTGGTTCCAGcctataaaatataatttgcagcttttttgtattttaaattaatgtaCCTCAAACATTTGGATTCTGCTGGTCAGACAAAACTACCAATTTGATCATCTCAACATTTGTTCTTAGAAATGgttatttttcataattttcattcatgtattcattttataaaccaaatatttgattattttatttaggtAGCAATAGCAGTTTACCACATTAATGTTGAAAAATTCCCGATCTTACAATCAATCAAACGATATCGCAATGATttagatccacaccaaaatttaatcGGTTCTTCCATGACCCATACTGCCAAGTTCCATGGAAATCCATCAAGTAGGATAGCGTACACGTCCTTAACAGAGGTAACAAGGCCGATTCAGATAATGCCAAACTATCCAATCTGTGTATGTTGTCACATTGTATCAGTCAACATTCAGGGCCAGCCTGGAAAAGTTGCGTACTTCTGGTTGGTTGCTCTCTACCAACACGAGATGTTTCACCTAAAAAAGGTCCAGGTGTCCCAATGTAACAGGCAGGAGGGGATTTCATTACTCTTGACTTTCTCTCCCTTGTGTCTCAAATAAGGCAGCTGCAATGGCCACAGTGGACACAGGGAGACATTTTGTCCTGAGCAGTTGGTGAGTTTACTGCGCATATACGTAGGTGTTACAGATGCCTATTGAATGGCAGCTTGGGTGCTTTAGGAAAGGTCTCAGGCTTCGAGACGACCCGACAGGCCAGGGACAAAGAGAAGGCATGAGCAGTCAGCAAGGCAGTGGTTGTATGTGTTGTCTGGGTCAGGAGACGATACAGAGAACCTGCCCGGTCACAACTGCACACAACAGAGAACTCTGAAGTGTGGCTGCAGACTCTTGGTCTGTGTTCATATGTAATCATTTCCAAGCTTTTGCAGTTGTGGCTCAAaaggttgtccactaaccagaaggtcactGGTTCGATTACCAGTTTGTCCAATCTACAagtttccttgtgtgtgtgagtggtgtcTGTGAAAGGAAAAGCTCAGCATAAAGTAACAGTGGAGGAATGAAGGTGAATTGTTGGACGTAGCTTGAGTGGTTTACACAACCAGAAAAGTGTGGTATAAATTCATTCCAGTTGCCATCTAATTAGTAACCAGGACGTTTATCTGTCTCGACACAGTTTGGTTCAGATGTGGACTTCAGCTTTGGTGGCTTTTATTGAGTTTGAGACATATAGACAATTTCTGGCCCCTAACGAACTGGGACCTGTATATGGTTCTACTAACATGCGTCACATCAGCCTATATTTGAGTATGTTGGCATCAGCTTTGTGTCTTTTCAGCAGAGCACAATGAGTTGATTTGATTGAGTTGGAATATTAAAATACTTACGTACTCCTGTCAGTGTCACAATGGTCTCACAtcatctgtatgtatgtatgtatatatatatatatttatatcagctTTTATCGTTTGTACCTTAGTGCACATCTGGTCATAGTGACACATCCTCTACTTGTCACAGAGTTGATTAATTGATGTCTTcttactttctctcttttttttgtctttctgtcaaATCTGTCTTTGCCTTTGTcccattttgattttgatttgacttttttttcaccagcaggagaaataatattaatggtaactttatttatatagcacctttcaaaacagttGTTCCTCAACAATAGCATTTGAATTCAAAATCAAggacaaaaatacaacattttttgaaatggataaaaaagaaacataagtAATAGCTAAAAAGTACATTGTTGTTTTTCGGAGCCGTCTGTGGTCGTGGCTCGCATCTGCAGAGGAGATAGTGGTTGCATCATGTGTTGAtgttaaattgtgtttattcacaGCTTTGATTGGAATTCACCTGTGGTTTAATGTGCAATCAACATTATTACAAGGTGTGAACATGCCCCTGTGGTAAAGAACGCAGCCATCAGccttaatgtttgtttttctttgttgaaacGAATGTATCCTCTGAGGTACTGACGTGTGAGGTTGTCGGTCCAAAACAACATCAATCCCAGACATTAATGTGGCTATTAGTTTGGCCaattactttaactttaactacttttacacatttttattatttctcgTGTGCAGCTTTGGGTCTTAAGGATCGACAAACTAAAAAACGTTTTTgcccctgtctgtgtgtttgttcctgtgtttgtcagcaggattaagcaaatCATGGACCCAGACAATTGGGTAAggatttattttacactttcttGTATTCATTTTTAAGAGTGGGtgcttttcacattttcacgAATTTCCCAGGGATTAGGGATAGTgcatggatcctgatgaaaaaaatcaggcatatttatggGACGGGTATTTATGAGtctgtgtaatttggtgtggatccaaacaaaaatccaGATCCTGCAGATTTAAATGTCTCATATGGGGACTGATGGGCCATGGTGAAGATATGCTCCACTGAGGGACATTCTAGTTTGAAATGAATTAGTTTGTCGTGACTGTAATTCATAATAAATTGCTGAATCATATTGATATCATTATCTTTAAGACAAGTGTTGCAAAAATAACATActattattttcacattgtcCAATTGTACACTACGGTAACGTGCTGGTACACTGTTCTCACTGATGTTGTGTTGCCATCTGCTGATGCTGAAAACCAACTGACTTAGTAATACATCACACTTTGGCCCTGCTCACATGGTTGAACTGGGTCTGACAAAGAAAAGGGCTTGGCCTTTACTGGAGTTGCCATTTGAATAATCAGACACTAGATGGCGCAGTTGGTAAAGCTGTTGACACTGATCTAATTAGCTTTGACAACTTCTTGAAATTTGCTCCTCTATTTAAAAAGACATCAAGTTTTTAAGGCACTTCTGCTCCATGTACATAACCAATTCCATCAATTTAAGTTTGGATACtttcttgttattttatttttaaattaaatttctgcccAAGATTCATTTGTGTGTCAAACTTTCCACCACAATGTATTGATCCAAAACACTGAGTATAATTTAATGAGCGGAGAAACGGGCTAAGATAGAGGTCGAAatatctgattttattttgatgacaGTTTGGAAACATTACCAGTATGATGTGTTACTTCACGTAAAGCAAGTGAAGACCCGGAAAACAGTTTGTGTCTCCATGAGTCTTATATTTCAGGCATTTAGCTCATTCATAACTACTGTGCTTGGCCACTGCTACGGTTTAAGCTCAAGTTCACTTATCTAAGCCTTAAATTGGGAAATCATTGAGCCTTGGTTTCCTTGTACTGGTGTGAGGAAGACGAAGAGAAGTGAACGCTGAGAGGGAcacggaggagagagacagattggATATTTTAAGAGAGGAGAAATCATTCTGTGGGAAGAGGGCGATGTTGTTCAGAAGATTTCAGTCCAGGAGGGAAGACATGGATGATGAGTGCTGTGGCTGAGAGAAGAAGATTGAAGGGTGGATGACAGAGGAGAAATGTAAACAGTGAAGGGGCCACAGTGTAAAAGACTCTATATCTTACTCTTGATGCATTGTGCAGATCCTGCTCCAGTGTCTtatatttacagaaataaagtttagaGACTCCTAAATAGGTATATTTATTATCTTACTTCACTTAAAGTGAATTCACTGACATGTACAGATGTGGTCTGATAATGAGGCTCTAAGTTTAATCTATAATATTGGGTTTTCTCAACCTTTTTTCTATTGTGTAGTGTTATAGATTTTCCTGTTACTTTAACTGTCACACAGTTTTCTCGCAGGTCATGAGCACTGGGCATTTTGATAACATAGAAGCtgcaatcaaccaatcaatgcATCTCCTCTCACAGAAAATGATTCGTATGAAAATTAATATAATCTAATATGTCCTAGGACCCCAGGCTAACCGTTGAGCAAAATATTCATACACAAACTTCACCATAACCAAAATTACTCACACAACCTGAGGTAAAATATAAAGTGCTTTTCATATTTCTATAAAAACAGACTTTCACTGTGTATTGAccataattaaaacactggagACACAAGAAAGCACtctgtctttattattttatggtGGAACAACGACCTCTgatcttatttttcatttaaacacaaCATCACTGCTCTGCCTCAAATAAAACTACACAAACTCTTTGAATCCACAGTTTGCTCGAGTTCTTCCTGTCATGCACAAGAAACGTGCAGTACAAGCAATTTATTTCACTTCATAAAATTGTATAACTATATGATCTGTGACActacaaatgtttaaatatatgaaaagaacacatttttaaaataggACCAGATTGAATTAGAGCCAATtagattgtttgtgttttaaacatataaccttttctttatttttatattttgaacttcaaatgttaaaaaatccCATTGCCAGACTTTAAAGCTAAATACATGGGGAGCTTGTGGGGGACTGGACAAACCGAAACTTCCTCAGAAGATTTTAACATTCTTATCATTCTTAAACTCTAACGAGGCTGCTATAAGTTCCTTAAATTACCAGTAATGAAAgtagttttcagtttgtttcagattataactttatttactCATTGACTTTGTAGAACAAATGTGAAGGTATCTGGGATTTTGtccatttttcagtttttgatcATAAAACaagagacattttatttaccATGCAAACAAGATAACAGTTGAAGGGAGTATGAAAAGTATTTATCTTATAATCACACAAATTTCACAGTGTGGAATCCTCAAAGTGAGCTGATCGTTTTTTATCAGGATGTTTTTCTAAATGAAACTGTGACATATCTTCAGAAAGAATGATCAGGAAAAGTTTTATAAACACTTACATGCCCACACATATTAACACGCCtggtttcatcctgtttttttttttttcttccacacacTGCGGCCTAATTGATtctcattttaattatgttgaCCCAGACTCTGTCTCTAGTCTTCACTGACAACAAAACGAGTGCAGGCCAGCAGTCTGCCTCTCACACTGTGAGGATGACACCTCCGTCTCCACACAGAGGAACGAGACAAGGATCTACTTTGATGTCCCCCCCGACCTCCAAAGGAAAggtcaaaataataaatgtaggCCCAATTGATGGGTTGGCAGGGGGCGCGGGGGTTTCTCTGCTGATTTTTGGACGAGTGCTCCCCTAAAGGCATAATGAATTCATACAGTCAGTCACGGCCAAAGAGGAAAACAGCGTGACTCCTCTTTCCATGAAAAGGTTGATCTGAATCTGCAGACGAGCCCGGCTCCGTCTTCCCACTCATTCTCCGACACATCCTTTCTCTCTCGAACACAGGATTgtctcacactcacatacacatgaaTACGTGCTCAGAAATGTCTCTCACTTCACCGTGCCTTTAAAACCCCCTCGATGAGCTGCTCCACCTCACTCTTCCTCCCAGCGAGACGGTCTTTCATTCAGGGCTGAATAACCCAGAAATACACAGATGCTTTAACACATCCTTGAAAAATCCTCAGGTCATCAAGGTCATGTGATATCTGTTAttgctgacctttgacctctgctaTATAATTACAGACTCTTGTTTTGAAACCTcagaactttattttaaattctcgTGAAAATGCTGACTTAcagataaatgtgtgtaaaataatacTCAAAGACATCTAGATAATTTTGTTTGTACCTGAAGGTATCactttctaaaaaaaatcccataAGTTTGGGAATTAATATTTTAGTCAACCAAAGCATCTGGTGTCTTTTACTTGAGCAAAGTAATAACTactcaaagtaaaaatataattcaTACCTGCACTTTAGGAAAAAACTGAGGTATTagcaggaaaatgtaaaaaatataaataaataaagtaattctCATTGTGCATAATGGCCCCTGAGcagaattatattattatattgttgttaTGTACCCTACACACTTATATGTTAGCTGAATGTTAATGATAtttgaaaaaatgtaatatactGACTCAGTAAATGTGTAAGTAGATCATATTTTCTGAATGtaaattttaataattaataagagTAATTATTGAGATTATCTACAATATTATACATAAATTAATATGAAGGAAACACTTTACTTTAAATCCTGCatttaacaaaaatacaatacaatgtaCAATGTAGCTGGAAgaagaaatcatttttttatccCGGTGGGCACCCATAACTGGATGCTGATATATATTGTAAACAGATAGTGAGTGACAGTATGAAACACAGTTCTAACCTTCCTTTCTGCACACAACTACACGATAGCATTTGTAAATGTATCTATGGTGATTAGGGGAAccaaaaaattataaaatagcAAGAAATGAAGTAGAACATTATTGGAGTAGAAGTAGAGAGTAAATGGACAAGTAAAGTCATGTCAAGTAAAAGTACCTCAAAGCTGAGTTAAGTTGCTTTCCAACACTTTCCAGGTGAGCAGACTCAAGAATACACAGGATGCTGTGGAATTAGTTTAAATCAAACTTTGACCTTCCAGATTTTTTCCCTTGAACTCAACAATAAGGAAACAGTGGGCTTTATTTCCAAAACTAATTCAACAATTTGactttttcagattttcagctGTGCAGTATAAAATATTGCCAACCATTACTCTTCTATACAGTTTTAACACGGCCTAACCTTTTGTCTTGCTTTACTTTGAATCTATCCCCCGTATGTTTCTGCACTCCAGTATAAATTCAAAACACTTGAAGGCTTTGCAGCTGATAAATAACTTGTTTTATAACTTATTGTATTTAATGTACTGGTGTGTGTCTCCATTTAAAGACACACACCGCGCCGCCGagcctcctctgtcctctcctgccTGACTGCAGATGACAAACTCTCAGATGAAACACCCGCGTGAACGTGTCCCACTGACAAAACGCAATTTTCCTGCGGGGCCACGCGGTCCCGGCGGTGGAGCCGTGGATGAGACGCGCATCCATCCGCGCTGCGCTGCCGCTTCTCCGCCGCAGGACGGAGCCGCTCCGGGCGCGATCACATGCGCGGTCCTGCCGTGAATCTCAAATCACCACGGCAACCGGCTTTCACAGCGCGTCCCCGCGTCAGCAGCATCCGTGCGCTGCGATCCCGTCATCCACAggcgagaggaaggagagaggaagcagagaggaagcagagagcaaacacacGGTAAGTTCGTCTCCTCTGGTTTTATATTCGTGAATTGTGCCGCAGACGTGAAAAGAGCGCGGACAGCTGCGCAGCGTTTGGCCGAGCATGTGCGATGTTTCTGTGCAGGATGTCATGAAGTGATCTGATGCAGCCTCGTTATTTTTTCATCCACTTTAGAGAATAAATGCATATTACCTTTACGTCAGtggatgtaaatatattttttattaacctCCACATTTACTAAGAGGTTATATActgattaacatttttaatttcgAGCTGTAAGTTGCTGTGATTGATTCCACAAGtcttaaaacacaaacctcCTTGTGTGGACTGAATGGTCTAAAATGGGTATTTACTTTATTCAGAAGCACAATGATGTGGttttatctgctgtgtgtgtgtgtgtgtgctcacacagcctgtgtgtgttgtcgCAGCAGTCCTCAATGCAGCAAGTTCAGATATGCATGAGCAGTGAAGCATGAGGAACTTGAGAAGTGCAGAATGCAAACTGCTCTTATActtattcatatattcatgtTCAGAAAGCTGTGCCTCTGTAGGAATAAATGTGAAGGTGTCAACTCTGAAATTCATGCGTCATTCTGATATCAACAGTATTTTACAGTGGATGTAATGTGATGCAAAATCAGTGGCTGAGCTCTTTGAAAGATGTCATCGTGCAGCTCTTTCCACTGCCGgacctgtttcctgtctgagtGTTTGACAGCAGCAGTGCTCGCCTCGCTTGTTCATCACAGATTCAGGATGATTCATCGTACCCACACCACaaatgtgtgtgggggggagaaTGGTGGTCAGCACAGATGACCACATCAGACGCCCACTCGCCAAGGACAGTGTTGTCTTGAGTAACATACTTAATTAACCGGACACAAGCTGCTCTCTAagttgtgaaaaataaataaatatacaggtT
This is a stretch of genomic DNA from Paralichthys olivaceus isolate ysfri-2021 chromosome 8, ASM2471397v2, whole genome shotgun sequence. It encodes these proteins:
- the LOC109627478 gene encoding trace amine-associated receptor 8b-like, giving the protein MMDGLEAAELCYPQLLNSSCRGLPRPPTEALLLYALLSFITVLTVTLNLLVVISISHFRQLHTPTNLLLLSLAISDLLVGLLVMPVEMVRFIESCWLLGDVMCALSYIIGFTLTSASVGNMVLISIDRYVAICYPLHYPNKITRSRIEVCVCLCWACSLLYSGLILKDHLRQPDRHTSCYGECVVVIDFVSGAVDLVFTFIGPCSSIVVLYMRVFVVAVSQARVLRSHITAVAGGSVTVTAKRSERKAARTLGVVILVFLMTFCPYYYPSLAGQDTSNSAIAWPIVSWLLYFNSCLNPLIYAFFYPWFRKSIKIIVTLKILKQQSSHASVL
- the nsmce1 gene encoding non-structural maintenance of chromosomes element 1 homolog isoform X1 — protein: MSRDMSQQMGDSHRRFLQSMMANGIVDEQGAQTLHKHCCETHNTQYVADKLDSFIDTINSKLQPMFMQIRKGMSEDNGQQYYALVNMADTDVTRMSSDYADNELELFRKTMDLIVGSEDGKASSTDILNSSDSLSTKKLKKSETEHLLNRLVHDRWLNEKRGEYTLSTRCIIEMEPYIRTMYLDQVKVCHICHNIALQSQICENPVCGIKIHTPCVARYFKGRAEPRCPACDDFWPHEIPEIRRPRSQSKR
- the nsmce1 gene encoding non-structural maintenance of chromosomes element 1 homolog isoform X2; the encoded protein is MSQQMGDSHRRFLQSMMANGIVDEQGAQTLHKHCCETHNTQYVADKLDSFIDTINSKLQPMFMQIRKGMSEDNGQQYYALVNMADTDVTRMSSDYADNELELFRKTMDLIVGSEDGKASSTDILNSSDSLSTKKLKKSETEHLLNRLVHDRWLNEKRGEYTLSTRCIIEMEPYIRTMYLDQVKVCHICHNIALQSQICENPVCGIKIHTPCVARYFKGRAEPRCPACDDFWPHEIPEIRRPRSQSKR